In Arcanobacterium canis, the sequence CTCGAGTTCGCAATAACTTCACTCACGGGGGCAACCTCTTTCTCTCGGCCCCATCATATCCGCGTCCCCGATCAGTTAGTGGTGTCCACGTCTTTTTCACATTGCCCCCACCTGTGGTGGCGTCCACACACCGCCGTCACCACGACAAACGGGATCGACGTGAAGAACGTGACGCAGGCATCCTTAAAATACACCACGAACCGGCGTAAGCTGAAGAGAAATTTTGCACGCAACTTCCGAGGAACCACCTTGTCGAAAACATTCCACTCCCTGCAATACCCGAACTATCGCCTCTGGTTCATCTCGAACTTTTTCTCAGCAAGTGCGATGTGGGTGCAACGCGTGTGCCAAATCTGGATTGTGCTAACAATACTCACAGATAATTCGGCAATCGCAGTCGGAATTGTGACGGCCCTGCAGTTTGCACCTCAAATTGTCCTCGGACCGCTTGGAGGAGTACTGGCTGACCGTGGAAACCGACGACAGGTGATTCAGGCTGGCCAAATTGTTATCGCAATGCTCTCACTGATCTTGGGTGCCCTCGTCGTGACCGGGACTGCACAACTGTGGCATGTATATCTTCTGGCCTTTATTGCCGGCACTTCCGACGCCCTCACCTCTGCCACACGCAATACGTTCGTTTCCGAACTCGTTCCCTCAAGCGCACTTCCGAACGCAATCTCACTCAATTCCACGGCATTTAATATCGCCCGTCTCATCGGCCCAGCTGCTGCAGGTGTGATGATTGACTGGTTCGGTGCCGGGTGGGTTCTCATCGCCGATTTCGTGATCTTCTTCGTGCCAGTCCTCACACTCATCCTCATGCGAAGGGAAAACTTTTTCCCATTCTCAGCCGTCGCGCGTCACAAAGGAATGGTTCGCGAAGGATTTTCATATATCAAAACGCGTAGCGACATCCTCGGCATCCTCATTCTCGTCGGTGTCATTTCCGGGCTAGGCTTCAATTTCCAAATGACTCAAGCGCTGATGGCGACACAAGTTTTCAACCGCAGTGCTGGAGACTACGGTCTACTCGGTTCCGCTCTCGCAATCGGTTCTCTTTCAGGAGCGTTAATTGCTGCACGACGTGCGGCTCCGCGATTTTCCTACATCCTCTTCGCCGGTTTTACTTTCGGATTCATGTCGATCGGTGCAGCTTTCGCACTCAACTATTGGGTGTTCGCTCTTCTCATGATCCCGTGTGGATTCCTCATGCTGACATTCTTGATCGGCTGCAATACTCTGATCCAAACCTCCGTTCCGCCAGAACTACGCGGGCGCGCCCTGGCGATCTACTTCGCGATCAATCTTGGCTCCACCCCACTCGGTGCCATTCTTGTGGGGTGGGTCGGTGAGAATTTTGGCGCACGGTGGTCGCTGGCAATCGGCGGCATCGCCGCCTTGATTGTCTCACTGGTCGTTTTTGTGTGGACGAAGTCGCATTGGGACGTCGAACTTCACCGTGCCCGTCACTGGCCGTTCGTCTCGATCAATGGTCCGCGCGAGCGGGCTCACCTCTCCGAGCAAGAAAACGCAGATCTCACGGCCCAGCGTGCTCGCCGCGGTGACGAACACGCAACTGAGGCCTAGCGATCTTTCTTCAGTCCCATCCAGGCGGTCCCGCGAACACGCCACATCATGGTGGCAGCGCGCGCTCCCATAAAGATGAGCGCATACCCGCCCCATAGCGCGAGCATACCAACCGTGCCCGCCTCCCATAGCAGGAAGAGCACAGCAATCGGCGTAAAAGCAACCAGCGCAATCACCATGTACCGCGCAAGAGCGCGAGTGTCCCCTGCACCGATCAGCACGCCGTCAAGAATGTAAGCAACCGACGCAACCGGCATCGACGCGGCAATCACCCACATGGCGTAGCGTGCAACCTCACGCACATCACCGTCGGCAGTCATTACCCACGGAACGGCGAATGCGAGGAGCACGTAAAGTATCCCTACCCCAATACCGACTCGGACACCCCACGCCTCGCAGCGACGCAAGATCCGATGCACCTCATGCGTGTCACCACGCCCGAGTCCTTGCCCTGTGAGGATCTGTGCTGCTGTGGCAAGCGAATCCATACCAAACGAAGCAAAGTTCCACATTGTCATCACGATCTGATTCGCAGCGAGTTGCACGGTTCCCAGGTGCGTTGCAGCCGAAATCTGCAAGATGAGTGCAGCACGCAAGCACAGTGTGCGAATGACGAGCGGCCCTGCGTCGCGTAGCGAGCGTATGACCCCGCCTCCCGACGGGGTCATAGGTGCGTGGTGCGTGCGGGCAAGTTTGACGACGGCGTAGGTCAGGTAGCCACCCATGGCAGTTTGTGCGATGGCAGAACC encodes:
- a CDS encoding MFS transporter, whose translation is MSKTFHSLQYPNYRLWFISNFFSASAMWVQRVCQIWIVLTILTDNSAIAVGIVTALQFAPQIVLGPLGGVLADRGNRRQVIQAGQIVIAMLSLILGALVVTGTAQLWHVYLLAFIAGTSDALTSATRNTFVSELVPSSALPNAISLNSTAFNIARLIGPAAAGVMIDWFGAGWVLIADFVIFFVPVLTLILMRRENFFPFSAVARHKGMVREGFSYIKTRSDILGILILVGVISGLGFNFQMTQALMATQVFNRSAGDYGLLGSALAIGSLSGALIAARRAAPRFSYILFAGFTFGFMSIGAAFALNYWVFALLMIPCGFLMLTFLIGCNTLIQTSVPPELRGRALAIYFAINLGSTPLGAILVGWVGENFGARWSLAIGGIAALIVSLVVFVWTKSHWDVELHRARHWPFVSINGPRERAHLSEQENADLTAQRARRGDEHATEA
- a CDS encoding MATE family efflux transporter — its product is MTSRKEHSHAATHDSQDEGNSANALNSRKLDRQILALALPSLATLLVEPLLIAVDSTMVGRLGTVPLAGLSLASTVLGTIVGVCIFLSYATTAATARFVGAGNPSRGLRQGIDGMWLALGLGVILAIVLYVFAPSVIGIFQPAADVADQAVAYTRACAPGLPGMLLVLAANGTLRGFADAKTPLKAATTGALANIPLNALLIYGAELGVAGAGAGSAIAQTAMGGYLTYAVVKLARTHHAPMTPSGGGVIRSLRDAGPLVIRTLCLRAALILQISAATHLGTVQLAANQIVMTMWNFASFGMDSLATAAQILTGQGLGRGDTHEVHRILRRCEAWGVRVGIGVGILYVLLAFAVPWVMTADGDVREVARYAMWVIAASMPVASVAYILDGVLIGAGDTRALARYMVIALVAFTPIAVLFLLWEAGTVGMLALWGGYALIFMGARAATMMWRVRGTAWMGLKKDR